From one Salmo salar chromosome ssa09, Ssal_v3.1, whole genome shotgun sequence genomic stretch:
- the LOC106611725 gene encoding probable G-protein coupled receptor 101, which yields MSTSEAPGVSSNSSTVPWDPGSSGPPGPTDWPSVANSVVKMMLISAIVCMSLFGNVVVLLVFQRKPQLLHVANRFVLNLLLADLLQTVLVMPFAIAATVPGVWPLDARFCQALVVLMHLFAFAGVNTIIVVSVDRYLAIIHPLSYPTRMTPHLGTNLIACTWVLSLLQSTPPLYGWGAIDFDRRHNVCSVVWSSSLSYSVLVATCSFWLPVLIMLGCYWMVFRAARRQNALVHPIQTHSKSQPNLPLDPQAPCPGSAQRPPQQAPPPLDSFSAGGYPIRGRHRRFHYHCKAARVVFVIMASYILSMGPYSVLNTVSIHSSAAVPPWLASLALVLFFLQCCLHPYIYGYMHRSVRKEFLALLCGPLCRQGRPCHNSAQDSCFTVTDGRSMHPNLPSLATRVCPLRTWEEGTTTEATSSSPTMDRRSRDTRKETASLSSERELTVHTTTK from the coding sequence ATGTCCACCTCTGAGGCGCCTGGTGTGAGCAGTAACTCCAGCACCGTGCCCTGGgaccctggttcctctggtcCTCCTGGCCCCACAGACTGGCCGTCGGTGGCCAACAGCGTGGTGAAGATGATGCTGATCTCAGCcattgtgtgtatgtctctgtttggtaacgtggtggtgttgttggtgttccAGAGGAAGCCTCAGCTCCTCCACGTGGCCAACCGCTTCGTGCTCAACCTCCTCCTGGCAGACCTGCTCCAGACCGTGCTGGTCATGCCCTTCGCCATCGCTGCCACCGTGCCTGGTGTGTGGCCCCTGGATGCCCGCTTCTGCCAGGCCCTGGTAGTGCTCATGCACCTGTTTGCCTTCGCCGGGGTGAACACCATCATCGTGGTGTCGGTGGACCGTTATCTGGCCATCATCCACCCGCTGTCCTACCCCACCCGCATGACCCCTCATCTGGGCACcaacctcattgcctgcacctgGGTGTTGAGTCTGCTCCAGAGCACGCCGCCCCTCTACGGCTGGGGGGCCATAGACTTTGACCGCAGGCATAACGTGTGTTCTGTGGTGTGGTCCTCCAGCCTGTCCTACTCAGTCCTAGTTGCCACCTGCTCCTTCTGGCTGCCGGTGCTCATCATGCTGGGCTGTTACTGGATGGTATTCAGGGCAGCTAGGAGGCAGAATGCCCTGGTGCACCCCATCCAGACACACTCTAAGTCCCAGCCCAACCTGCCTCTGGATCCCCAGGCCCCCTGCCCAGGCAGCGCCCAGCGCCCACCCCAACAGGCACCCCCACCCCTGGACTCCTTCTCAGCCGGGGGGTACCCCATCCGGGGCAGGCACAGACGCTTCCACTACCACTGCAAGGCAGCCCGGGTGGTGTTCGTCATCATGGCCTCGTACATCCTGAGCATGGGACCTTACAGTGTTCTCAACACGGTCTCCATTCACTCCAGTGCTGCTGTGCCTCCATGGCTGGCCTCCCTAGCCCTGGTGCTCTTCTTCTTGCAGTGCTGCCTCCACCCCTACATCTACGGCTACATGCACCGCAGCGTGAGGAAGGAGTTCCTGGCCCTGCTGTGTGGTCCGCTCTGCAGGCAGGGCCGTCCCTGCCACAACTCCGCCCAGGACAGCTGCTTCACCGTGACCGACGGACGCTCCATGCACCCCAACCTGCCCAGTCTGGCCACACGTGTCTGCCCCCTCCGCACCTGGGAGGAGGGCACCACCACAGAGgctacctcctcctcccccaccatgGATAGGAGGTCCAGGGACACCCGCAAAGAGACCGCCAGCCTGAGCTCTGAGAGAGAGCTGACTGTCCACACCACTACCAAGTAG